The sequence TTGGGTAATACAGCATGCCGTTGTATTGCTCAAATACGGGAAGTACGGCTTTGCGGGAAGCGGAGGTCCAGCAGCCGAACACTGCGGCTACGTTGTCGTTTACCAGGAGCTTTTTCGATTTTTCGGCGAAGGTCGGCCAGTCACTGGCGCCATCTTCCTGAATGTATTTGATTTTGCGGCCGAGGACACCGCCCATCGCGTTGATCTGCTCGATGGCGAGTTTTTCAGCCTGCACGGAGCCAGTTTCGCTGATCGCCATGGTGCCGGTAACCGAGTGCAGAATACCGACGGTAACTTCGTCGTCAGTCACTGCCAGGCCGGTGGTGTTAACGGCAGCCGTTTTTGGCGCGGCGTATGCGGTAGTGGCTAACATGATCGAGGCGCTGAGAGCGGCCGTGGCGCACAGCAGTGCGCGCCGCGAATAGCGGCCAAGAGCTTTGCTAAGGGGGACTTTTTTCATGGGGTTTCCTCGTTGTTGTATAGGTATGTGCTCGGGGGTGAGCGCATGTGTGTAGCAACGGGAACCAGTATTGAAATTTTTACACTGTATGCCTATTCGCGTATGTGCGCATGCGCCTACGTCATTTGACGCATAGGCGCAGCGGGCTGTGGAGTGCTATGGTCGCGCGATCACAAGTGTTGCAGGCAAGCGCGGAGGCGGACGGTTTGGGTTCAGCTAACAGTGGCTGGCATTAGGTCGGTAGCGGGTTGAAGCCATGCAGAGTGTGTACGTCGATGGCACACAATCTAAAGAATGCAAAGAGCGCCAAATGGTGTACGATGATTAACCCATGACAGCCAAACAAGACATCTTCCGCATTCGACGCAACTACAACCAGTGGGTGAACAACCAGACTCTGGAAGACTATGCGTTGCGCTTTACCGCCAAGAGCGCGCGGCGCTGGCCACTGTTGCGGGTCGCCAATACCGCGTTGGGTGCGATCTCGTTTTTAGCGCTGGAAGCCATCGGTGGCACCATCACCCTCAATTACGGTTTTAGCAACGCTGCTACGGCCATCTTGCTGGTAGGGTTGATTATTCTGCTGGCGGGAATTCCCATCTGTTACTACGCCGCACGGGACGGTGTGGATATTGACCTGCTCACCCGGGGTGCGGGATTCGGCTACATCGGTTCTACCGCGACTTCGCTGATTTACGCCTCGTTTACCTTTATTTTCTTCGCGCTCGAAGCCGCGATTCTGGCGGTGGTATTGCAGCTGTGGTTCGGACTCCCACTGGCGATGGGTTACATCGTCTGCTCGCTGGTGGTGATTCCGATTGTGACCCATGGCATTACCTGGATCAGTCGCTTTCAGCTTTGGACACAACCACTCTGGGTGGTGCTCCAACTGTTGCCCTTTGTTTTTCTGTTGGGCCATGAGTTCGAACTGGTGCGTGCATGGGTGAGTTTCGACGGATTGCACAATGCAACGCCCGATATCGATGTGAGCCTGATTTATTTTGGCGCGGCAGCGGCGGTGCTGTTCTCGTTGATTGCGCAAATTGGCGAACAGGTGGATTACCTTCGATTTCTGCCGGAAAAAACCGCCGATAACCGCGTGCGTTGGTGGGTGGCCGTGCTCACCGCAGGGCCCGGCTGGATCGTGCTGGGGGTGATAAAGGTGTTCGCAGGGTCGCTGCTGGCGTACCTGGCGTTCAGCCAGGGCGTCAGTGCCGACAAAGCCGCTGACCCGGCGCGCATGTATATGCTTGCGTTTTCCTACGTGGTGCAACAACCTGAGGCGGCGTTGGCTCTCGCGGGAATCTTTGTGATTGTGTCGCAGCTCAAAATTAATGTGACCAATGCCTACGCCGGGTCTATCGCTTGGTCCAATTTTTTTTCCCGCTTGACTCACAGTCACCCCGGCCGCGTGGTATGGCTGGTGTTCAACGTGGCTATAGCGCTGCTGCTGATGGAACTGGGGGTATATCACGCGTTCGAGAAAACTTTGGGCGTTTACGCGATTGTGGCAGTGGCCTGGGTGGGCGCACTGGTGTCCGATCTGGTGGTTAACAAGCCGCTGGGGCTCAGCCCACCCAAAATAGAATTTCGCCGCGCCTACCTGCACGATATTAATCCGGTGGGTGTCGGCTCCATGGTAACGGCCTCCGTGGTCGGTATTTTCCTGTACCTGGGTATGCTCGGGGATATTGCCCGGGCGCTCGCTCACTTTATTACACTGGCCACGGCATTCGCACTTGCGCCGGCCATTGCCTGGCTAACCCGTGGTCGATTTTATATCGCGCGTGAACCACATATTTTTGCGGTGGATGAGGCGGAAAGCGGTACCTGCTGTATTTGCCAGAACCACTACGAAGTGGAGGATATGGCGCACTGTCCGGCTTATGCCGGGCCGATCTGCTCGCTGTGCTGTTCGCTGGATTCCCGCTGTCAGGACTCCTGCAAGCCGGTGAAAAAAATTCCCGAAATGGCGATTGATCTGCTCGCGCATATATTGCCGAAGTCGGTAGCGGAACACCTTAATTCGCGGCTGGTACATTTTGCAGCCTTGCTTATGGTGGTGGCGGCAATAACCGGGGTATTGCTCTCGCTCATCTATACCAACAGTCTTACGCCGCTGCCTGCCACCAATGCCTTGCTCTCGGCGATGTTGTGGAAAGTGTTTTTTATTCTGTTGATTATTGCCGGAGTCGTCGCCTGGTTGTTTGTGCTTGCCCACGAAAGCCGGCTGGTTGCGCAGGAGGAATCGCAGCGGCAGAACCGCTTGTTACAGGAAGAAATCACCGCGCACGAAGAAACCGACCGCAAGCTGCAGCAGGCCAAAGAAAAAGCTGAAGCGGCCAACAGCGCAAAAAGTCGCTATCTCACCGGTATTAGCCATGAACTGCGCTCGCCCTTAAACTCCATTCTTGGCTATGCCCAGTTGTTAGAGCACGACGAAGAAATCAGCGAAAACAAGCGCTACCAACTCTCGGTTATTCGCAACAGCGGCGAGCATCTTTCCGACCTTATTGAAGGCCTGCTGGATATTTCAAAAATCGAATCCGGGCGCCTGGATATTCACCGGGACCAAGTGCGTATTTCTGCGTTACTGGATCAGCTGGTATATATGTTTCGGTTACAGGCAGAAGAAAAAGGGTTGCGGTTTGAATACCAGTGCCACTCGGTGTTAGCGGAATATGTCACCACTGATGAAAAACGATTGCGCCAGATATTGATTAACCTGTTATCCAATGCGGTGAAATTTACCGAGCGTGGCGGTGTGAGTTTTTCTGTGCGCTATCGCAGTCAGGTAGCGGAATTTTCAATTAGAGACACGGGCGTTGGTATTCCCGAGGATGAGCTGGAACGTATTTTCCGTCCCTTTGAACGGGTACGCACGCCGGGGTCACCACAGGTCAGCGGCACTGGGCTTGGGTTAACCATTACCCGCCTGTTGGTGGATATTATGGGGGGTGACCTGGAAGTGGTGAACAACCCGGAAGGTGGCTGTACGTTTACGGTGTGGATGATGCTGTCGCAAGTGGTAACCCCGGTCTCAGTGCAGCCTTCCAGTCAACGGGTTTACGGTTATGAAGGTGCAAGGCGCACCGTTATGGTAGTGGATGACGATCCTTCGCACCGGGGTTTAATCAGCGATATGCTCGGGCCCCTGGGTTTTTACGTATTGGAAGCGCAAAGTGCAGCGGCCTGTTTGCACGCCTGCGATGAACTGGTACCGGATTTATTCCTGCTCGATATCTCCATGCCTGAAAGGGATGGGATTCAATTAGCCAGCGATCTGCGCGAGCGCGGTTACGATACACCGATAATGATGCTCTCTGCTGTGATTCGCGAAGACAACCAGCAACACACTATGGCGAATCTGTTGGAACACCCGTACGACGATTTTCTGGTGAAGCCGGTAAAACTGCAGCGCCTGCTGGAAAAACTGCGCTTTCATTTGGATCTGGAATGGCAGTACCAGCCGTTGGCGAACACCCAGCGCAGTAGCGAGCTGTTTACCCAGCGCCAATTTACTACGGCTGATATGCCGCCGCAGGCCACGATCGAAGAATTGTGTCAATTGGCGGAAATAGGCCATTTGAGCGGGTTAAAACAAAAAATAAGCGAAATAGAAGAGGGGCAGTTAGCAGGCGAAGCCTTCGTACAACAGATTAAGCAATTGATATTTCGTGTGCAGTTTAGCGTGATTATCGAGCTGCTGCGCGACGCAGGAAAACACAACGCGGTACGAGAGGCAAATGGATAATGGTGAGTGAACGCGCGGATGGCGAGCGCAGAGATTTAATTCTGGTGGTCGACGATTCACCGGAAACCGTCGGTATGCTGAATGACACACTTGAGGCCGCTGGCATGACTACCCTGGTAGCCCTGGAGGGCAACCAGGCATTGAACATCGCCCGTCGCATGTTGCCCGATATTATTTTGTTGGATGCAGTAATGCCGGCAATGGACGGTTTTGAAGTGTGTCGTCAATTAAAAGCAGACCCAGAATTGCGTGCTATTCCTGTTATTTTTATGACCGGATTGAAAGATACGGAAAATGTGGTACGCGGGTTTGAAGTGGGCGGCGTGGATTACGTAACCAAGCCCATCGTTAACGGCGAATTAATTGCACGAATGCGGGTGCACCTTGCCAACGCGCGGCTCACGCTCAGCGCGCAGACTGCGTTGGATACAGCAGGGCAGTGTATGTTTGCGGCAAACAATGCGGGTGAACTTATTTGGACAACGCCGCAAGTGAATCAATTACTGGAGGCCGCCAACCAAGGTGACTGGCTGCAAAAGCAGTTGCAGGTGGAAATTCGTACCTGGCTTGCCCACGGGCCGAATATCGGCATGGGCGTCAATCTGACAACACCAAACCGGTCCTTGCGTCTGGTGTACTTGGGCAACAGTGCGCCCAATGAAATTTTGATTCGCTTGATCGATAACGACAAGCCGGATGAGGCCTCGCGCTTGCGCGAACACCTGCCGCTGACCACCCGCGAGTCGGAAGTGCTTTTGTGGCTCGCACGAGGTAAAACCAACCGCGAAATAGGTCAGATTCTGGGCACCAGCCCGCGTACCATCAACAAACATCTGGAACAGATCTACAAAAAGCTGGAAGTGGAAAATCGCACGACTGCGGCGGCGAAGGCGTTGCAGTATCTGGCCTAATTCGAGTGCTTGTCGAGCTGTGCAGGCTTGAGAAATTTTACGTACACACACAGGCTGAACAGCGGCATATAGGCTGGCGAAGCGGTAAGCGCAAACGCCAGATGTCGAAAAGTATAGTTGCCACCCAACCCTAAAAATAACCCAATAAAAAAGAGCGGAACCGCGAACCCGATAATGGCAACGGCGAATAACAGACGCCGTCGTTTTTGCGGATTATGGCTGCGGATAAAAATAAGCAGGTGCAGGAAAAGAATTAAAATGAATAGGCCGAAATCGAGACTCACATTAAAACCTGAAGGCTGTGCAATCGCCGGTATTTAAATACTGCTCGACGATGTGCGCTGGCGATAAGATTACACATGCTGGTCGATAAGAATGCAGTTGCCGTCCGGGTCAGTCAAGCTGATGCTGGCGCGCCCCTCCGTGCCTTCCGGCACCTCTTTGTCGAGTGGAATCCCCGCTGTTTTGAGCGCAGCCTGGATTTCGCGAATATCCATAAACGATTCCAGTGGATTTCCATGTTGATCCCAGCCGGGATTAAACGTGAGAATATTGCCGGAAAACATATTCTGAAACAGACCAATTAAATGGTCGCCATTTTTCATTACCAGCCAGTTCTGCGACTGCTCACCCGCACAAACGGTGAACCCGAGGTTCTCGTAAAATGCTTTTGAGATTGCGATGTCTTTCACCGAAAGGCTAACCGAAAAAGTGCCAAGTTCCATCGTGCTTTCCTGCTTGTTATTGCCCTAGTACTCAGAGACCCCCAAGGGGCGTGGTTTCATTGGCTCCACATTTGCCCGGTCGAGATTGCGGTAACCGAGCGCTTCAGATACATGAACCGTACTGATCTTGTCGCATTCGTTCATATCGGCAATGGTACGCGCAACCCGCAGCACACGGTCGTATGCGCGCGCTGACAAATGTAAACGTTGCAGCGCGGTTGCCAGTAACTGCGCTTCCTGCTTGCCGAGATCGCAATAGCGTGTGAGCTCCTTGCCTTGCAGTTCTGCGTTGGGCTTGCCCTGGCGCATAAGCTGGCGGGCGCGGGTGCGCATCACCCGTTTGCGTATGGTGCAGCTGCTTTCACCTTCGGCTTTTTTCTGCAGTTCTTCCAGCGGAATACTGGCCACGTGAATTTGCAAATCGATTCGATCCAGCAGTGGCCCGGAAATTTTATCCCGATAACGCGAAATTTGCTGCGGTGTACAGCGACAACGGCCGGTGCCATCGTTCAAAAATCCGCAAGGACAGGGATTCATCGCTGCGATTAACTGAAATCTTGCCGGAAACTCTACCTGGGCACTGGCGCGGGAGACGCAAATCTTGCCGCTTTCCAATGGCTCTCTGAGAACCTCCAGCACCTGCCGGGGAAACTCTGGCAGCTCATCCAAAAACAACACACCCTTGTGGGAGAGCGAGATTTCGCCGGGGCGGGGGTGAGTGCCGCCGCCGACAAGGGCAACGCCAGACGACGTGTGGTGGGGAGAGCGAAATGGGCGCGCGAGCCAGTCACCGCCGCTGGTGTGGCTGGAGACCGATTTGATAGCGGCGACTTCCAGCGCTTCGTCGTCGTTGAGCGGGGGCATGATGGTGGGAAGACGGGATGCCAGCATGGATTTACCAGTGCCGGGTGGCCCGTAAAACAGCAGATTGTGGCCACCGCTGGCAGCGATTTCCAGTGCGCGTCTGGCCTGCGCCTGGCCTTTCACATCGGCCATATCGATGGGATAAAACGCCTCGTGGCTGAGTGGTTTTTCGGGGGGGGTTAAGGGCTCACGTTGGTGAAGGTGTGCGCACACGCTCAATAAATTGGGTGCAATCAGCACGTCGGTCTTCTTACTAAGTGCGGCTTCCGCTGCGTTTTCACTGGGCAGTACCAGGGTGCGATTCTCGTTGCCACAGGCGATGGCCACGGGGATGGCGCCACGGATGCGCCGTAAATCGCCACTGAGGGCAAGTTCGCCGATAAATTCGTAGTTCTCGAGTGTTTGATCGGGGATCTGACCAGAGGCAGCGAGAATTCCGAGTGCGATGGCCAGATCGTAGCGGCCACCTTCTTTGGGTAGATCAGCTGGCGCCAAGTTGACCGTAATCCTCTGTTGGGGGAATTCAAAGTGACTGTTAAGGAGAGCGCTGCGCACGCGATCTTTGCTCTCCTTAACCGCCGCCTCCGGGAGGCCGACAATTGTAAAACCCGGCAAGCCGCCCGAAAGATGCGTTTCCACGGTGACCAATGGTGATTCAATACCCAGCTGTGCCCGGGTATATACGATAGCAAGTGACATAGGTCCGCACGTCCAAAGAATCTCGCCATTGGCGAAAGAAACGCCAGTGGTTCGCGTGTTAATGGAAAACTAAACGGGTGTTTTAGTTGTGTTGGATCACGCAATATTAGGTAGGATTGCGCCGCCACGCTGTGAGATATTCACCTTGAGAAGGGAACCTAATTACTATTTAATCGCTCGCCCCTGAAATACAGGCGCGAATGGATGAATTTTCTGATAGTTCAAAGGCTTACATTGCCTGGGCCATGACTGTGCTTCTCTGCACCGCTTATCCACTTCGCCGTGTTTCATTGCTAGGGCCTGTTAACACTAATTCGATTCATTCTGTTGCGGCTAAAATTTCGCTGTCAAGGCGTTTGGAGCATAGTTTGGTTGTTCCAAATGAGCGATAAACAACGCTGAGAGCGGGATTTTAGCCGCAACCCGCAGGGCTGGGCCTGTATGTCCAGGCTGATGCGTTATTTTTCGCTCGTTTAGCCCGCTAAACAACGCCAAAAATGCCTTTCATCCTGAAAATACAGGCTCCAGCAGAGCGAATTGAATTAGTGTTAACAGGCCCTAGGTAAATAAGCATGCGCGCCCGGTCTGCGTCCGATGGTTGGATTAAAGGTGCCGCGGGCACGACAAGCGTTTTGGGCCCCGCAAGGTGGACAGAGGTAGGAAATACGAGCGCGCATATGGTCACCCGCGAGTGACCTCGGCGCTTAAAGTGCTGCTGATAAAACAACCTATTATTCGGGCTGTTGCGGCGCCTGTTGTGCGGTTTCCAACTCTGCGATCTTCTTCTCCAGCAATTCCAGCTTTTCGCGTGTGCGCAACAGCACAGCCTGTTGGGCATCGAATTCCTCTCGAGTGACCAGGTTCAGTTTGCGCAAGCCGTTTTCCAGTGCGGCGCGCACTTGTGAACTGGCGTTACTGTCGCTGGATGAAATAGCAGACACTTTATCGCTGATATCGTTGAAGAGCTGTTTTGCGATTTGATCGAACATCGTGGCCTCCTCGGCTGGTTTCGAGGTGAATTTTAGGGCGTTTGCCAGGGATTTCAATCGACAGTGTGGTTTTCTAGCGCTGCCAGGTTGTATTAGCCGATATGGGCTTTGCCCCAGAGAGACGATATAAGGAGGGCGGTAGAGGATTGGCGTTCAGTCATCTAGCCGTTATAGTCAGCAGGCGACAAACAACGTCTCCACCCAGGGATTGATTAATGAACACCAACAATAATAAATCCGCCGACACCAAAAAATTGGACCCCAATAAAAAATACAGCGATATGCGGTGCTGGTTGGTTGGCCTGGTGATCGTCGGCGCGCTCTGTGCTTTCTCCATGATCTATATGGATAACATGGCAACCACCGATCCTTCTGCGCGGGAGCTGTATCAGCTGCTCAAGGTTGTATTGCTATCCACCCTGTTGTTTGCGGGCGTTTTCGCCGTGAGTTTTACCTCGCCGCCGACCACCTTCGCCATGCGAATTTTGTTCATAACCGCCTACGCATTTAGCCTCACGTCCATTTTCTTTCCGCTCGCTTTGATTATGTGGGTGGGCAAAGGCGAGGTGCAGCAGAAAATGATCTATAGCCCGGTGGGTATTGTTCACGCATGTGCGCTCGACATCAGCGGCAGCGGCAAATCCATTCCCGAAGAAATCCGTTGCCCGCAACAAAGTGCACCACAAGATACGACGGGGAATCAATGGGTTGTGCAATTAGGTGGAACTGTACAGCCGGTTGGCGACAGCCAGATTCAGTTACTGCCCGCGATGATTACCGCTGCCGACGGGCGCGCTATTGTATTGAACCCGGCAAACATAGAACCAGAAAATCGAAAAATATGCACGCAACCTGCAACTGACGACGCCGATATGCGCGACTGTTATATTTACGACCCGCATATTGTGAAACGCAGGGGCGCTGAGTATCGCATAGCCACGCGCAACCTGATTCAGGACGAACAAGGTAGCTATTGGCTGCGGGTGAGCCACGAGGACTACGGCGATGCAAAATTTATTGTGTACGGTGGAATTGTGGTACCACTCTATGTGCTGATCATCGCACAACTCGGCGGCATTATTGGGTTGATGCGCAGAGTGCCCGAGTTACAGCGGGAATACTGGGAAGGCCGACAGCAGATGATCAAAACCATTAACGACCCTGCAGTAATCGACGAATCCCAAATCGGTTTCTCGATAGCCTACCGTATCCGCGGGTGTATTATTTTTCAAATTATGCAGGTGATCTCCGCACCGCTAATCGCGCTGGTCGCTTTCCATTTGTTTTCGCCATCCAGCACGCTTTCCTCCGTCGCACTTGCGTTTGTGTGTGGCTTCGCTTCCGAAGCCATACTCGTAAAAATTCGCGATATGAACGACTCCTTAATGAAATCGGTTTCTGGAAAACCGCAAGCGCCCGACACGGAATCTGGCGAGCCCAAGCCGAAAGAGCAAACGCCAGAGGAAACCGCACCCGTGGAAGCTAAACCAGAGGACACCAAGAAATAAACCTTTAAGGAGTACTAAAAACGCCTCTCTATTGGGTGGCTGCAGCCACCTAATCTGCGCGAATAAATCGTATTAACATCTGCCTCTTTTTTAACCGCGCTTTTATTACGTCCCAACCGAACCGTCTCCCCCCCCCCAACAAATTTGTGTGAATTTTGTAAATTCAGGCCGGAAAACCTCCGGTCTATTAATTTGCTATGGTTTAATTCGGCGCCAACCTTTAGTTACGTTGGAGGTTTAAAGAACTTGGTTTTCATCCGATTACCAGGCTATTGCGTGTTACATGAGCATCCATCCAGATATAAACGGAAGTGAACAAAACACAGTCTCTAGATTGATGCCATTTATTTAATATTTGAGTTACATAAGGAAGAAAAATGGAAACAGTAATCGTTACCACAGAGGAAAACGAGGCGCGGAAGCAGGCCGGTAGCTTTGTTGCATTCGGGGCGCTGATTGTCGCGACTATAAGTGGCTTGGTTTGGCTCTGGGAGATGGTTTCAAACTGGCAGCAATTAGACGCACCCTATAGCTTTTTTGCCGCCTTTTATTATTTCGTGATCGTTGTACCGCTTAAAACATTTTGGATTGTCTGGACAACGCTTGATCAGCTTGAGTTAACGGAATTTAACAACATGAACCTGACTATATCCGTGTTGGGTGTAGTTGCTTACGCGGTTATCTTCTTTTTCGCCCTTCGCTTCGTCTCCAAAAAAATAAAACACCTCGGTGTTGGCTACCTTCGTCAAATCGGAATCCTTTTGCTGCCTTTGTTGCTGGCCGGGGCATGGTGGCTGTTTATCACCATTGGTAACTGGTTGTTTAGTTAGTTTCTTGCTGGAAGTGGTGCTTGGGGGTGGCTCGGGCACTGTTTTGACGTGCCGCACAGCATAGTAGAATTATCGAAATAGAGGTAGGTCAACGATCAGGCGCTGGTGTAGAAGTGGTGGTCGCTCCTATTTAGTTAGATGGGTATAAAATGATATCGCACTGAAAGCAACTAGATGAATTACTGGCCTCGCATAACTGGCTAGAAAATTACTGCTATATGCCTTGAGCTGCTCAACTATCCCGATATACTAAAACCCCAGCGAGCGAACGTGTGACATGATTGGCTTTTTAATTATGGGAAAGTAATTCATACTTGTTTATTCTAGGTCTCTTTGATGGGAAAAAAGTGGGGTTTATTGCAGATCATTTGCCGTTTATAAACCGGAGTAGCGCTGCATACCCTATATTGACTCGATTAAAAAGGTGGAGTGCAGTGCTTAACGGGATAATCCCTTCGTAATGAAAAAAATATATAAATTATCTTGCTATCGTTTACATCATCCCTTTGTAAAATGATCAATTTTTATTTGATGAAGAATAAGCTATATTCGGGCAGCGCAATAAATTTAATAAGATGTAAATTTTCTACTAACTTAC comes from Teredinibacter turnerae and encodes:
- a CDS encoding ATP-binding protein; protein product: MTAKQDIFRIRRNYNQWVNNQTLEDYALRFTAKSARRWPLLRVANTALGAISFLALEAIGGTITLNYGFSNAATAILLVGLIILLAGIPICYYAARDGVDIDLLTRGAGFGYIGSTATSLIYASFTFIFFALEAAILAVVLQLWFGLPLAMGYIVCSLVVIPIVTHGITWISRFQLWTQPLWVVLQLLPFVFLLGHEFELVRAWVSFDGLHNATPDIDVSLIYFGAAAAVLFSLIAQIGEQVDYLRFLPEKTADNRVRWWVAVLTAGPGWIVLGVIKVFAGSLLAYLAFSQGVSADKAADPARMYMLAFSYVVQQPEAALALAGIFVIVSQLKINVTNAYAGSIAWSNFFSRLTHSHPGRVVWLVFNVAIALLLMELGVYHAFEKTLGVYAIVAVAWVGALVSDLVVNKPLGLSPPKIEFRRAYLHDINPVGVGSMVTASVVGIFLYLGMLGDIARALAHFITLATAFALAPAIAWLTRGRFYIAREPHIFAVDEAESGTCCICQNHYEVEDMAHCPAYAGPICSLCCSLDSRCQDSCKPVKKIPEMAIDLLAHILPKSVAEHLNSRLVHFAALLMVVAAITGVLLSLIYTNSLTPLPATNALLSAMLWKVFFILLIIAGVVAWLFVLAHESRLVAQEESQRQNRLLQEEITAHEETDRKLQQAKEKAEAANSAKSRYLTGISHELRSPLNSILGYAQLLEHDEEISENKRYQLSVIRNSGEHLSDLIEGLLDISKIESGRLDIHRDQVRISALLDQLVYMFRLQAEEKGLRFEYQCHSVLAEYVTTDEKRLRQILINLLSNAVKFTERGGVSFSVRYRSQVAEFSIRDTGVGIPEDELERIFRPFERVRTPGSPQVSGTGLGLTITRLLVDIMGGDLEVVNNPEGGCTFTVWMMLSQVVTPVSVQPSSQRVYGYEGARRTVMVVDDDPSHRGLISDMLGPLGFYVLEAQSAAACLHACDELVPDLFLLDISMPERDGIQLASDLRERGYDTPIMMLSAVIREDNQQHTMANLLEHPYDDFLVKPVKLQRLLEKLRFHLDLEWQYQPLANTQRSSELFTQRQFTTADMPPQATIEELCQLAEIGHLSGLKQKISEIEEGQLAGEAFVQQIKQLIFRVQFSVIIELLRDAGKHNAVREANG
- a CDS encoding VOC family protein encodes the protein MELGTFSVSLSVKDIAISKAFYENLGFTVCAGEQSQNWLVMKNGDHLIGLFQNMFSGNILTFNPGWDQHGNPLESFMDIREIQAALKTAGIPLDKEVPEGTEGRASISLTDPDGNCILIDQHV
- a CDS encoding accessory factor UbiK family protein; translation: MFDQIAKQLFNDISDKVSAISSSDSNASSQVRAALENGLRKLNLVTREEFDAQQAVLLRTREKLELLEKKIAELETAQQAPQQPE
- a CDS encoding response regulator, which encodes MVSERADGERRDLILVVDDSPETVGMLNDTLEAAGMTTLVALEGNQALNIARRMLPDIILLDAVMPAMDGFEVCRQLKADPELRAIPVIFMTGLKDTENVVRGFEVGGVDYVTKPIVNGELIARMRVHLANARLTLSAQTALDTAGQCMFAANNAGELIWTTPQVNQLLEAANQGDWLQKQLQVEIRTWLAHGPNIGMGVNLTTPNRSLRLVYLGNSAPNEILIRLIDNDKPDEASRLREHLPLTTRESEVLLWLARGKTNREIGQILGTSPRTINKHLEQIYKKLEVENRTTAAAKALQYLA
- a CDS encoding YifB family Mg chelatase-like AAA ATPase — its product is MSLAIVYTRAQLGIESPLVTVETHLSGGLPGFTIVGLPEAAVKESKDRVRSALLNSHFEFPQQRITVNLAPADLPKEGGRYDLAIALGILAASGQIPDQTLENYEFIGELALSGDLRRIRGAIPVAIACGNENRTLVLPSENAAEAALSKKTDVLIAPNLLSVCAHLHQREPLTPPEKPLSHEAFYPIDMADVKGQAQARRALEIAASGGHNLLFYGPPGTGKSMLASRLPTIMPPLNDDEALEVAAIKSVSSHTSGGDWLARPFRSPHHTSSGVALVGGGTHPRPGEISLSHKGVLFLDELPEFPRQVLEVLREPLESGKICVSRASAQVEFPARFQLIAAMNPCPCGFLNDGTGRCRCTPQQISRYRDKISGPLLDRIDLQIHVASIPLEELQKKAEGESSCTIRKRVMRTRARQLMRQGKPNAELQGKELTRYCDLGKQEAQLLATALQRLHLSARAYDRVLRVARTIADMNECDKISTVHVSEALGYRNLDRANVEPMKPRPLGVSEY